Proteins encoded within one genomic window of Microbacterium sp. zg-B185:
- a CDS encoding acyl-CoA desaturase: MREPDQVGAAITTLSAPGSTLGAVRQTYARKEDFPPITQAYTKVSQVVRETGLLDRTPWFYIAVGSAIALGFAGAITGFILLGDSWFQLLIAAALGILFTQVAFLSHEAAHRTILTSGKANDRLALILGNGIVGMSRDWWGSKHTRHHANPNRVGKDPDIEIDTIRFLEEDAVKVHGAMSFITRRQGWLFFPLLLLEGLNLHYIGLRHLLDFRQPVKGRWIELVLIALRFAVVLTPIFVFLPLGLAFAFLGVQLAVFGVYMGAAFAPNHKGMPIIDADAKLDFFTKQVRTSRNVSGGWWATWLMGGLNYQIEHHLFPSMPRPHLAQAREIVIEHCRTLDVPYTETTLLKSYGIVIRYLNEVGLAARDPFECGIVQKFRTKGV; the protein is encoded by the coding sequence GTGCGGGAACCCGATCAGGTAGGTGCCGCAATCACTACACTCTCCGCACCCGGGTCCACTCTCGGCGCCGTACGCCAGACGTACGCCCGCAAAGAGGACTTCCCGCCCATCACGCAGGCGTACACGAAGGTGTCCCAGGTTGTGCGTGAGACCGGTCTTCTGGACCGCACTCCGTGGTTCTACATCGCCGTCGGCAGCGCGATCGCGCTGGGCTTCGCTGGAGCCATCACCGGATTCATCCTGCTCGGCGACAGCTGGTTCCAGCTCCTCATCGCCGCCGCGCTCGGCATCCTGTTCACGCAGGTCGCGTTCCTCTCGCACGAGGCCGCCCACCGCACGATCCTCACGTCGGGCAAAGCGAACGACAGGCTTGCGCTGATCCTCGGCAACGGCATCGTCGGCATGAGCAGGGACTGGTGGGGCTCCAAGCACACCCGCCACCATGCCAACCCGAACCGCGTCGGCAAGGACCCGGACATCGAGATCGACACGATCCGCTTCCTCGAAGAGGACGCCGTGAAGGTGCACGGGGCGATGAGCTTCATCACCCGCCGTCAGGGCTGGCTGTTCTTCCCGCTGCTGCTGCTGGAAGGCCTCAACCTCCACTACATCGGCCTGCGCCACCTCCTCGATTTCCGTCAGCCGGTCAAGGGCCGCTGGATCGAGCTGGTCCTCATCGCCCTCCGCTTCGCGGTCGTACTGACCCCGATCTTCGTGTTCCTGCCCCTGGGCCTGGCCTTCGCCTTCCTGGGCGTGCAGCTCGCCGTCTTCGGCGTGTACATGGGAGCGGCGTTCGCGCCGAATCACAAGGGCATGCCCATCATCGACGCCGACGCGAAGCTCGACTTCTTCACCAAGCAGGTGCGCACGTCCCGCAACGTGTCCGGTGGCTGGTGGGCGACGTGGCTCATGGGTGGCCTCAACTACCAGATCGAGCACCACCTGTTCCCGAGCATGCCGCGCCCGCACCTCGCGCAGGCCCGCGAGATCGTGATCGAGCACTGCCGGACCCTCGATGTGCCGTACACGGAAACGACGCTTCTGAAGTCCTACGGCATCGTGATCCGGTACCTCAACGAGGTCGGCCTCGCGGCTCGGGACCCCTTCGAATGCGGGATCGTCCAGAAGTTCCGCACCAAGGGAGTCTGA
- a CDS encoding SDR family NAD(P)-dependent oxidoreductase: MGRTRRLDVHGRTSVITGAASGMGAEIARELDRRGARLVLIDRDAAGLSALAAELSGTGHSAHILDLTDDAAVAALGAAITASHPHVQSLITCAGSSMLGDITQLTMAEMRWLMDVNLWGTVSITQALLPALRLEPAAHITHLVSIYGLAAPAGRIPYAMSKFAVRGFTESLRHELERSTVTVGAVYPAGVKTGIILHGRFAAAIEPAVAQRAAAAQARMYHTEPQDAAYRIVEATVRRRARTFVGREARLVDVLTRLAPTRYWSAMRRPLREATDTTTPIV; this comes from the coding sequence GTGGGCAGAACGCGGCGATTGGACGTGCACGGCAGGACGAGCGTCATCACCGGCGCAGCCAGCGGCATGGGTGCCGAGATCGCCCGGGAGCTCGATCGCCGAGGTGCGCGGCTGGTTCTGATCGACCGGGATGCTGCCGGCCTGAGCGCCCTGGCTGCCGAGCTCTCCGGCACCGGCCACAGCGCGCACATCCTCGATCTGACCGATGATGCGGCCGTTGCGGCGCTCGGCGCCGCGATCACGGCATCCCACCCCCACGTGCAGTCGCTGATCACGTGTGCGGGCTCGTCCATGCTGGGCGACATCACTCAGCTGACGATGGCGGAGATGCGCTGGCTGATGGACGTGAACCTGTGGGGCACGGTGAGCATCACCCAGGCGCTGCTGCCGGCGCTGAGGCTCGAGCCGGCCGCGCACATCACGCACCTGGTCAGCATCTACGGCCTGGCAGCGCCCGCCGGTCGGATCCCGTACGCGATGAGCAAGTTCGCGGTGCGTGGTTTCACCGAGTCGTTGCGGCACGAGCTGGAGCGTTCGACGGTGACGGTCGGGGCCGTCTATCCGGCGGGGGTCAAGACGGGCATCATCCTCCACGGTCGGTTCGCCGCGGCGATCGAGCCGGCGGTGGCCCAGCGGGCGGCTGCCGCGCAGGCCCGGATGTATCACACCGAGCCGCAGGATGCCGCGTATCGCATCGTCGAGGCGACAGTGCGACGCAGAGCTCGCACCTTCGTGGGACGCGAGGCGCGACTTGTGGACGTCCTGACCCGGCTGGCGCCGACGCGCTACTGGAGTGCGATGCGGCGGCCGTTGCGGGAGGCGACGGACACGACGACGCCGATCGTCTAG
- a CDS encoding asparagine synthase yields MGKTSDAVFEGVSIASAAARLAVRNHILMETIAHDAQFDADAVAGYARDTLIALADEQEAAADLARRQRKTAWGKFSDPDSTHDYRDRDTRNLRKRDKQYRGVAQELRNRAADPEAVSELVEQARDAAWGDVESNLQRRLQVEGMRADNDPEYDTMRGARMQALRLVDLPRLAAHRRRLVEGESLQSAELERE; encoded by the coding sequence ATGGGAAAGACCTCCGATGCCGTTTTCGAAGGCGTCTCGATCGCTTCGGCTGCTGCGCGCCTTGCCGTGCGCAACCACATCCTGATGGAGACGATCGCCCACGACGCGCAGTTCGATGCGGACGCCGTCGCCGGGTACGCGCGCGACACGCTGATCGCGCTGGCCGACGAGCAGGAGGCGGCCGCGGATCTCGCGCGCCGTCAGCGCAAGACCGCGTGGGGCAAGTTCTCCGACCCGGACAGCACCCACGACTACCGTGACCGCGACACCCGCAACCTGCGCAAGCGCGACAAGCAGTACCGTGGCGTGGCGCAGGAACTGCGCAACCGCGCCGCCGACCCCGAGGCGGTCAGCGAACTCGTCGAGCAGGCGCGCGATGCCGCGTGGGGAGACGTGGAATCCAATCTCCAGCGCCGACTGCAGGTCGAAGGCATGCGCGCGGACAACGACCCCGAGTACGACACGATGCGTGGCGCGCGCATGCAGGCGCTTCGCCTGGTAGACCTGCCGCGACTGGCTGCCCACCGCCGTCGCCTGGTCGAGGGGGAGAGCCTGCAGTCGGCCGAGCTCGAGCGGGAGTGA
- a CDS encoding MmcQ/YjbR family DNA-binding protein: protein MATEPHPMRFPVDHPLVQRMRTLCMCYPEAAEVIAHGRVTFRAGKRQFAIVGAAHDDRDAVEFLPDLAERDALLEREDVFVPAYEGAYGWLAMRVDSDAADWDLVAELLDASYRRVALTRQLRALDADPVVPFGD from the coding sequence GTGGCGACAGAGCCCCACCCGATGCGGTTTCCGGTGGACCACCCGCTGGTCCAGCGGATGCGCACGCTCTGCATGTGCTACCCCGAAGCGGCCGAGGTCATCGCCCACGGTCGCGTCACCTTCCGGGCCGGCAAACGACAGTTCGCCATCGTCGGCGCTGCCCACGACGATCGCGACGCGGTCGAATTCCTGCCCGATCTGGCGGAACGCGACGCGCTTCTCGAGCGAGAAGACGTCTTCGTGCCGGCATACGAGGGCGCGTATGGCTGGCTGGCCATGCGCGTGGACTCGGATGCCGCGGACTGGGACCTGGTCGCAGAACTGCTGGATGCCTCGTACCGCCGGGTCGCGCTCACCCGTCAGTTGCGCGCGCTGGACGCGGACCCGGTGGTCCCGTTCGGTGACTGA
- a CDS encoding bacterial transcriptional activator domain-containing protein translates to MNTIENWAGRVIDGVAPDEDLRLPTWGASAMDLLPGWYDDWIIFERERLRQRLLHAFEALSRLLVQSRRYADAIDAALEAVRVEPLRESAHRTLLEAHLAEGNLVEARRIHLGYSRLLRRELGVDPDPALAALVGLRVTQVSTRR, encoded by the coding sequence GTGAACACGATCGAGAACTGGGCGGGACGTGTCATAGACGGCGTAGCGCCAGACGAGGATTTGCGGCTCCCGACCTGGGGAGCAAGCGCAATGGACCTGCTTCCCGGTTGGTACGACGACTGGATCATCTTCGAACGGGAACGCCTACGTCAACGCCTGCTCCACGCCTTCGAGGCCCTCAGCCGACTGCTCGTTCAGTCTCGCAGATACGCAGATGCTATCGACGCCGCCCTCGAGGCGGTGCGCGTCGAGCCCCTTCGGGAGAGCGCCCATCGCACCCTACTTGAGGCGCACCTTGCTGAGGGGAACCTCGTCGAAGCGCGCAGGATACATCTCGGGTACTCGCGCCTCTTGAGGCGCGAACTCGGGGTGGATCCGGATCCAGCACTTGCCGCGCTGGTCGGCCTGCGTGTCACGCAGGTGTCGACGCGACGTTAG